The following are encoded in a window of Staphylospora marina genomic DNA:
- a CDS encoding DUF378 domain-containing protein has protein sequence MRRLALALVIIGALNWLLVGIFQWDLVAAVFGGDTIRESSAFSRLIYALVGLAGIYSIRFFFDDRVTADER, from the coding sequence ATGAGAAGATTGGCACTGGCGCTTGTGATCATCGGAGCGCTGAACTGGCTCCTGGTCGGTATTTTCCAATGGGATCTGGTGGCGGCTGTGTTCGGCGGAGACACGATCAGGGAATCTTCCGCATTCAGTCGGCTTATTTATGCGCTGGTCGGTCTGGCCGGCATTTACTCGATCCGTTTCTTCTTTGACGATCGCGTAACCGCCGACGAACGGTGA
- the ispG gene encoding flavodoxin-dependent (E)-4-hydroxy-3-methylbut-2-enyl-diphosphate synthase has protein sequence MYHRTETRPVKVGNIQIGGNDQVVIQSMTTTKTHDVKATVEQIRRLEEAGCQIVRVACPDMRAAEAIKEIKKEISVPLVADIHFDYKLALKAIENGIDKIRINPGNIGKREKVEAVVKAAKERNIPIRIGVNAGSLEKRILEKYGYPTAEGMVESALYHIGILEDLDFHDIVVSLKASEVNLAIAAYKKAAETFRYPLHLGITEAGTLFSGTIKSAAGIGALLSHGIGSTVRISLSADPVEEVKVARELLKTFGLAANAATLVSCPTCGRIEIDLISIANEVEEYLAKVRAPIKVSVLGCAVNGPGEAKEADIGIAGARGEGLLFRKGKIIRKIPEKELVTELKKEIDKLAEEYVRKQAEESKGKEEVHI, from the coding sequence ATGTACCATCGTACCGAAACGCGTCCGGTCAAAGTGGGGAACATCCAGATCGGCGGGAACGATCAGGTGGTCATTCAAAGCATGACGACCACCAAAACGCATGATGTCAAAGCCACGGTGGAACAGATCCGGCGCTTGGAAGAAGCCGGATGCCAGATTGTCCGCGTCGCCTGCCCCGACATGCGCGCGGCCGAAGCCATCAAGGAGATCAAGAAAGAAATATCCGTTCCGCTCGTTGCGGACATTCATTTTGACTACAAGCTGGCCCTCAAAGCCATCGAAAACGGAATCGACAAAATCCGGATCAATCCGGGAAACATCGGGAAGAGAGAAAAAGTGGAGGCGGTGGTCAAAGCCGCCAAGGAAAGGAACATTCCGATTCGCATCGGGGTGAACGCCGGATCCCTGGAGAAGAGAATTTTGGAAAAGTACGGTTATCCGACGGCGGAAGGCATGGTGGAAAGTGCCCTGTACCACATCGGCATCCTGGAAGACCTTGATTTTCATGACATCGTGGTCTCCCTGAAAGCGTCGGAAGTCAATCTGGCCATCGCCGCTTACAAAAAGGCGGCCGAAACCTTCCGGTATCCGTTGCACCTCGGCATCACCGAAGCGGGAACGTTGTTTTCGGGAACCATCAAGAGTGCGGCGGGAATCGGTGCTCTGCTCTCCCACGGAATCGGAAGCACCGTTCGCATCAGTCTCAGCGCCGATCCGGTGGAAGAGGTCAAGGTGGCGCGAGAACTGCTCAAAACGTTCGGACTGGCCGCCAATGCGGCAACGTTGGTCTCCTGTCCGACTTGTGGCCGAATCGAAATCGACCTCATCTCCATCGCGAATGAAGTGGAGGAGTACCTGGCGAAGGTCCGGGCCCCCATCAAAGTTTCCGTGTTGGGTTGCGCCGTGAACGGACCGGGAGAAGCGAAGGAAGCGGACATCGGAATCGCCGGGGCGCGGGGCGAAGGTCTGTTGTTCCGAAAGGGCAAGATCATTCGGAAAATCCCCGAGAAAGAGTTGGTCACCGAATTGAAAAAGGAGATCGACAAACTGGCCGAAGAATATGTTCGGAAACAGGCGGAAGAGAGCAAAGGGAAGGAAGAAGTTCATATCTGA
- a CDS encoding GspE/PulE family protein: MVACVEQLIGQAVEWGASDIHIEPLPDRVRIRKRVDGFLVEVRSFPPEWASPLVSRIKVMSGMDIGERRMPQDGSLTLDKDGERFDVRISTVPVLYGEKMVLRLMKSHARPVSLDGLGMEMATLETVKRLLKRSNGLLLVTGPTGCGKTTTLYAMAEELNRPETNIVTLEDPVERRLEGINQIRIHPRAGLTFARGLRAVLRQDPDVIMIGEIRDAETAAIAASAALTGHLVLSSLHTADAASAVTRLVDMGVEPYRVAAALAGVIAQRLVRLVCWNCGGSGCEGCMKTGYCGRTGVFEVMVSDERLERMIVRGDPVHEIRRHLRKQGVVSLGEAVKRKMDQGLTTREEWMRVIGDVVEETVEG, from the coding sequence GTGGTTGCCTGCGTGGAACAACTGATCGGACAAGCCGTGGAATGGGGGGCCAGTGACATTCACATCGAGCCGCTTCCGGACAGGGTACGGATCCGAAAAAGGGTGGACGGGTTTCTGGTGGAGGTTCGTTCGTTTCCTCCGGAGTGGGCGTCTCCCCTGGTGTCGCGCATCAAAGTGATGAGCGGGATGGACATCGGGGAACGGCGCATGCCCCAGGACGGATCCCTCACGCTGGACAAGGACGGTGAACGCTTTGATGTTCGGATTTCCACCGTTCCGGTGCTTTACGGAGAAAAAATGGTGCTGCGGTTGATGAAGAGCCATGCACGGCCGGTTTCACTCGACGGACTGGGAATGGAGATGGCGACCTTGGAAACCGTGAAGCGGCTGCTCAAACGAAGCAACGGCCTCTTGTTGGTGACCGGTCCGACGGGATGCGGAAAGACCACCACGTTGTATGCCATGGCCGAAGAGTTGAACCGGCCCGAGACGAACATCGTGACCCTGGAAGATCCCGTGGAACGGAGATTGGAAGGAATCAACCAGATCCGGATTCATCCCCGGGCAGGTCTCACGTTTGCGCGTGGGCTCAGAGCCGTTCTCCGGCAAGATCCGGACGTGATCATGATCGGGGAAATCCGTGATGCGGAAACGGCCGCCATCGCGGCTTCGGCGGCATTGACCGGTCATCTGGTTCTGTCTTCGCTCCACACGGCCGATGCGGCCAGCGCCGTGACCCGTTTGGTGGACATGGGTGTGGAGCCGTACCGGGTTGCCGCGGCGTTGGCGGGTGTCATCGCACAGCGGCTGGTCCGTCTCGTTTGCTGGAATTGCGGGGGAAGCGGATGCGAAGGGTGCATGAAAACCGGCTATTGCGGAAGAACCGGCGTGTTCGAGGTCATGGTTTCCGATGAACGGTTGGAACGAATGATCGTGCGGGGAGATCCGGTTCACGAAATTCGTCGCCATTTGCGGAAACAGGGAGTTGTTTCGCTGGGAGAAGCCGTGAAGCGGAAAATGGATCAGGGACTGACGACCCGGGAGGAATGGATGAGGGTGATCGGAGATGTGGTGGAAGAAACGGTGGAAGGTTGA
- a CDS encoding gamma-glutamyl-gamma-aminobutyrate hydrolase family protein, which yields MRKGKQLRVTVSLPTVSNQGKTGVIVLVPLIGITVSLEDERKLTLSRDYSDSVLKAGGLPVMIPLCTDDEVIKRFSEQLDGLILSGGGDIDPTLFEEEPHPGLGEIVPERDEMEIALVRRFVDMNKPVFGICRGCQILNVALGGDMYQDLQAQRACVIQHSQRAPRSHASHSVQIHEGSLLHSILGKTSIKVNSFHHQAVRMVAPGMKISAKSSDEVVEAIESVSGSFVLGVQWHPECMTSSSEEAEKLFEEFVKACGKRKWRNEEQTGKEKS from the coding sequence ATGAGAAAGGGCAAACAGCTCAGGGTCACCGTGTCCCTGCCGACTGTTTCCAATCAGGGAAAAACCGGGGTGATTGTTTTGGTACCGTTGATCGGGATTACCGTATCGCTGGAAGACGAGCGGAAGCTGACCTTGTCCAGGGATTACAGCGATTCGGTGCTCAAAGCCGGAGGATTGCCGGTGATGATCCCGCTTTGCACGGACGACGAAGTGATCAAAAGGTTCAGTGAGCAGTTGGATGGATTGATTTTGTCGGGGGGCGGTGACATCGACCCCACTCTGTTTGAAGAAGAACCGCATCCGGGATTGGGTGAAATCGTGCCGGAACGGGACGAAATGGAAATCGCGCTGGTCAGACGCTTCGTGGACATGAACAAACCGGTTTTCGGCATCTGTCGGGGGTGTCAAATCCTGAATGTCGCACTGGGTGGCGACATGTATCAGGATTTGCAGGCGCAACGGGCTTGCGTGATTCAGCACAGCCAGCGGGCACCCCGCTCCCATGCTTCCCACAGTGTGCAGATCCATGAAGGTTCACTGCTTCATTCGATATTGGGAAAAACATCGATCAAAGTCAACAGTTTTCACCATCAGGCCGTCCGCATGGTTGCGCCCGGAATGAAAATTTCCGCCAAGTCGTCGGACGAAGTGGTGGAAGCGATCGAAAGCGTTTCCGGATCGTTTGTGCTGGGGGTCCAGTGGCATCCGGAGTGCATGACAAGCTCATCGGAAGAAGCGGAAAAGCTGTTTGAGGAATTCGTCAAGGCTTGCGGAAAAAGAAAATGGCGAAACGAGGAACAAACAGGCAAGGAAAAGTCCTGA
- a CDS encoding VanW family protein, which translates to MLASVIRSFFAVVIVLALTIAATVEAPVRASGYHVEEGRPPVLIMEHENRQWALPLKEIGFDGIDPTTLDRDQWMDWISLTVESVVNRPPVSARFVNRKPVPHQDGVMVDRDELELWPDRIHDVMGRPVHLPVKRIEPALTLDRLIRLKEKRLATYTTWYNPRNVNRAHNIRLSVASIDHKVVMPGEIFSFNQTVGVRTPARGYRPARIIVKGEYSEGVGGGICQTSSTLYNCVDKAGLKIVQRVSHSRKVGYVPSGRDATVSWGGPDFRFQNQLDEPVLIVASANGGRLSISVYAPRSTKHMPRHVPQAPGKYAADEEEAVPDKKPSKKPVKHTKDKPLKKANIGNRRQES; encoded by the coding sequence ATGCTTGCATCCGTCATCCGAAGCTTTTTTGCCGTCGTCATCGTGCTCGCGCTGACGATTGCCGCGACGGTTGAAGCCCCGGTCAGGGCTTCGGGGTACCACGTGGAAGAAGGGCGGCCGCCGGTCTTGATCATGGAACATGAGAACCGGCAGTGGGCCCTTCCTTTGAAAGAGATCGGATTTGACGGAATTGATCCGACCACCCTGGATCGGGACCAGTGGATGGACTGGATTTCACTCACCGTGGAAAGCGTGGTGAACCGTCCGCCGGTATCCGCCCGTTTTGTCAACCGGAAGCCCGTTCCTCATCAGGACGGTGTGATGGTGGATCGTGACGAGCTGGAGCTGTGGCCGGACCGGATTCATGATGTGATGGGCAGGCCCGTTCATCTGCCGGTGAAAAGAATCGAGCCCGCCTTGACGTTGGACCGGCTGATCCGGCTGAAAGAAAAGAGACTGGCCACGTACACCACGTGGTACAACCCCCGCAATGTCAACCGGGCGCACAACATCCGGTTATCGGTGGCGTCCATTGATCATAAGGTGGTAATGCCGGGAGAGATCTTTTCTTTCAATCAGACAGTCGGTGTACGGACCCCTGCAAGGGGATACCGCCCGGCGCGGATCATTGTCAAAGGGGAATACAGCGAAGGAGTGGGGGGAGGAATCTGCCAGACTTCATCCACGCTGTACAATTGCGTCGACAAAGCGGGATTGAAAATCGTTCAGCGGGTCAGTCACAGTCGGAAAGTGGGATATGTTCCGTCCGGAAGAGATGCGACGGTTTCATGGGGAGGACCTGATTTCCGCTTTCAAAATCAACTGGATGAGCCCGTGCTGATCGTGGCATCCGCAAACGGCGGTCGTCTGAGCATCTCCGTGTACGCCCCAAGGTCGACGAAACACATGCCCCGGCACGTTCCGCAGGCTCCGGGCAAGTATGCGGCGGATGAGGAAGAAGCGGTTCCCGACAAAAAACCTTCCAAAAAACCGGTGAAACATACAAAAGACAAACCCTTGAAAAAAGCAAATATCGGAAACCGTCGGCAGGAATCGTGA
- a CDS encoding shikimate kinase, translated as MPSEKRHLILIGMMGSGKSTVGRMLAAESDMPFVDLDAEIEKSEGMTVDLLFRKKGEEAFRDAEVRVLKRWLSQKRSHVIATGGGSVLRPENRERMSRAGWVVFLRAAPETLIRRLAGSREIRPLLTGNTEERVRTLCRERAGIYDFADWTVDTDELSAEQTVRFILNKWRRMFKEKPNR; from the coding sequence ATGCCATCGGAAAAACGGCACCTCATCCTGATCGGAATGATGGGATCCGGAAAAAGCACGGTCGGCAGAATGCTGGCCGCTGAATCGGACATGCCGTTCGTCGATCTGGATGCGGAGATTGAAAAGAGCGAAGGAATGACGGTGGATCTTCTGTTTCGCAAAAAGGGAGAAGAAGCGTTTCGTGACGCGGAAGTCCGCGTCTTGAAGAGGTGGCTGTCGCAAAAACGGTCGCATGTCATTGCGACCGGCGGAGGTTCGGTCCTTCGGCCGGAAAACCGGGAACGGATGAGCCGGGCAGGATGGGTGGTGTTTCTGCGAGCCGCGCCGGAGACACTGATCCGTCGGCTGGCCGGATCACGGGAAATCCGGCCTTTGTTGACCGGGAACACGGAGGAACGGGTGCGCACGCTCTGCCGGGAACGGGCAGGGATCTATGATTTCGCGGATTGGACGGTGGATACCGACGAACTCTCGGCGGAACAAACCGTCCGGTTCATCTTGAACAAGTGGAGACGGATGTTTAAAGAGAAGCCGAATCGGTGA
- a CDS encoding competence type IV pilus major pilin ComGC, producing the protein MRKATDEKGFTLIEMLVVLFIIGLILAIAIPNLKAAGEKASSQADRANRRLIASQADNYFLEYGTYPASVEELVKTNYLRSVPKCPGGGTYVINRKPDVPAEERVTCKR; encoded by the coding sequence ATGAGGAAAGCAACAGACGAAAAAGGATTCACCCTGATCGAGATGCTTGTGGTTCTGTTTATCATCGGATTGATTCTGGCCATCGCCATTCCCAATCTGAAGGCGGCCGGAGAAAAGGCGAGCAGTCAGGCGGACCGTGCCAACAGGCGGTTGATCGCTTCCCAGGCGGACAATTATTTTTTGGAGTACGGCACTTATCCCGCCAGCGTGGAAGAACTGGTGAAGACCAATTATCTCCGTTCCGTTCCCAAGTGCCCGGGAGGAGGAACCTACGTGATCAATCGGAAACCGGACGTACCGGCTGAAGAGCGGGTGACCTGCAAGCGATGA
- a CDS encoding M20/M25/M40 family metallo-hydrolase: MFRDTVMRFTRKLVEHPSIVGTSGERDLAFLIRDMLAEHPYFGEHPDHLMVLPTRDDDRERYNVLALVKGGDGHYRETVILMGHFDTVGVEDYGKWQDLAFSPDKLIEAWRSEPLPEEVRQDLESGRWMPGRGSVDMKSGIAINMAVLHEFASRREELRGNLLFIAACDEENDSRGMLSAVEDVHPLAVRENLEYVAAINSDYTSPRWEGDPNRYIYLGTVGKLLPAFYVTGKETHAGQVFEGFDPNLVIAELTSRIDYNTDLCDELFGETTMPPVSLKQTDLKLRYDVQTPHGAVAWFNFFVHGMSPADVMRKMKSLAEEAFAAAVGRFVRHRDVHAGRTGLPPSGWTPKVRVFSYAELLREALRKHGAAFEREWRECLESLSGDHRLDLREFSVKAVEELWKRAGDAEPAVIVFYASPYIPRVVLSEEEERGERLMTAVRKAVDDIRPHVSRPVEIRKFFPYISDMSFVAISDNEGDLEAFTVNMPAWEVKYRLPVEAIRRLDVPVVNIGPYGKDAHKKWERVETDWSMEIAPRLTVGVIQHLFR; this comes from the coding sequence ATGTTTCGGGATACGGTGATGAGGTTTACCCGCAAGTTGGTGGAACATCCGAGTATTGTCGGCACCTCCGGAGAGCGTGACCTGGCCTTTCTGATTCGCGACATGCTGGCGGAACATCCGTATTTCGGGGAACACCCCGACCACTTGATGGTGTTGCCCACCCGGGATGACGACCGTGAACGGTACAATGTCCTCGCGCTCGTGAAGGGCGGTGACGGACATTACCGTGAAACCGTGATCCTGATGGGGCACTTTGACACGGTGGGCGTGGAAGATTACGGCAAATGGCAGGACCTGGCTTTTTCGCCCGACAAACTGATCGAGGCGTGGCGATCCGAGCCGCTTCCGGAAGAAGTCAGACAGGATCTGGAGTCGGGCCGGTGGATGCCCGGCCGGGGATCCGTGGACATGAAAAGCGGAATCGCGATCAACATGGCCGTTCTGCATGAATTCGCGTCCCGCAGGGAAGAACTTCGCGGCAATCTGCTGTTCATCGCTGCCTGTGACGAGGAAAACGATTCGCGGGGCATGCTTTCGGCGGTGGAAGATGTCCACCCGTTGGCCGTGAGGGAGAATTTGGAGTATGTGGCGGCCATCAATTCCGATTACACTTCTCCCCGCTGGGAAGGAGACCCCAACCGGTACATTTACCTGGGAACCGTGGGCAAATTGCTCCCCGCGTTTTACGTGACGGGCAAGGAAACGCATGCGGGACAGGTGTTTGAAGGATTCGATCCGAACCTCGTCATCGCCGAATTGACGTCACGCATCGATTACAATACGGATCTTTGCGATGAATTGTTCGGCGAGACGACCATGCCGCCCGTTTCTCTCAAACAGACCGATCTCAAGTTGCGGTATGACGTGCAGACCCCGCACGGAGCCGTTGCCTGGTTCAATTTTTTCGTGCACGGAATGTCACCGGCTGACGTGATGCGGAAAATGAAATCGTTGGCGGAAGAAGCGTTTGCGGCCGCGGTCGGGAGGTTTGTCCGTCATCGGGACGTTCATGCGGGGAGAACCGGACTTCCTCCATCCGGATGGACCCCGAAGGTCCGGGTGTTTTCGTACGCGGAACTGTTGCGGGAAGCGCTGCGAAAGCATGGCGCCGCCTTTGAGCGTGAATGGAGGGAATGCCTCGAATCCCTGTCCGGGGACCACCGGTTGGATCTGCGGGAGTTTTCGGTGAAAGCCGTGGAAGAATTGTGGAAACGGGCGGGAGATGCCGAGCCGGCCGTCATCGTGTTTTATGCTTCCCCGTATATTCCGAGGGTGGTGCTCAGCGAGGAAGAGGAGAGGGGAGAGAGGTTGATGACGGCCGTCCGGAAAGCGGTGGACGACATTCGGCCTCATGTTTCCCGGCCCGTGGAGATTCGCAAGTTTTTCCCGTACATTTCCGACATGAGTTTTGTGGCGATCTCCGACAATGAAGGGGATCTGGAAGCATTCACGGTGAACATGCCGGCGTGGGAAGTGAAATACCGCCTTCCGGTGGAAGCGATTCGCCGCCTGGATGTTCCGGTGGTCAATATCGGCCCTTACGGAAAAGACGCCCACAAAAAGTGGGAACGGGTGGAAACGGATTGGTCCATGGAGATCGCTCCCCGGTTGACGGTCGGCGTCATTCAACATCTGTTCCGATGA
- a CDS encoding YqzE family protein, protein MSFQDWVAYLLKRLVWYMETPRHERKEAKMASRLPWSVRWFGMIPFSLKMYVDSRRPKSRRKA, encoded by the coding sequence ATGTCATTCCAAGATTGGGTGGCCTATCTCCTCAAACGGCTTGTCTGGTACATGGAGACCCCCCGCCATGAGAGAAAGGAAGCCAAAATGGCGTCGAGGCTTCCGTGGAGTGTACGCTGGTTCGGCATGATCCCGTTTTCCTTGAAAATGTATGTGGACAGCCGACGCCCCAAATCAAGGAGGAAGGCCTGA
- a CDS encoding 3D domain-containing protein has translation MNRILRNSLASALVFALSFMAGCSSGEVTVTFSDKAGTVKLDPGDTLAEGLEDQGMNVPELKKKYKAPVSWDQPLSGGKVELRCNCKVSLHVAGKELGTFQTTAPTVRDFLKEKKVELTAWDELSSSPDAKITDGMTVVVDRYEQRIQKKVEKIPFNTKEEKDDQLAEGKKKVEKEGKEGKKIFQVVALFKNGEPVEENGEPVIEERLVETVKPVDKIVKIGTNKELAQKEKVNLAAVRTLTVQATGYTHTGNRTYMGTWPKRGTVAVDPSVIPLGTKLYIPGYGYGVAEDTGGAVDGLIIDLFFETRAEALKWGRRTVTIQILK, from the coding sequence ATGAATCGAATCCTTCGAAACAGCCTGGCTTCCGCGCTTGTCTTCGCCCTTTCCTTCATGGCCGGATGCTCCTCGGGGGAAGTGACGGTCACGTTCAGTGACAAAGCCGGGACCGTCAAGCTCGACCCCGGGGACACATTGGCGGAGGGTTTGGAAGATCAAGGCATGAACGTCCCTGAATTGAAAAAGAAATACAAGGCTCCCGTTTCCTGGGATCAACCTCTTTCCGGCGGGAAAGTGGAACTGCGCTGCAATTGCAAGGTTTCACTTCACGTGGCGGGAAAAGAGCTTGGAACGTTTCAAACCACCGCTCCCACGGTCCGCGATTTCCTGAAGGAGAAAAAAGTGGAACTGACGGCGTGGGATGAGTTGAGCAGTTCACCGGACGCCAAAATCACCGACGGGATGACGGTGGTTGTGGACCGCTATGAACAGCGGATTCAAAAGAAAGTGGAAAAAATCCCTTTCAATACGAAAGAAGAGAAAGACGACCAGTTGGCTGAAGGCAAAAAGAAAGTCGAAAAAGAAGGCAAGGAAGGAAAGAAGATTTTTCAGGTGGTCGCTCTCTTCAAAAACGGAGAACCGGTGGAGGAAAACGGGGAGCCTGTCATCGAAGAACGATTGGTCGAAACTGTCAAACCTGTCGATAAAATCGTGAAAATCGGAACCAACAAGGAACTGGCCCAAAAGGAAAAAGTCAATCTTGCCGCCGTTCGCACGCTTACGGTGCAAGCCACCGGGTACACGCACACGGGAAACCGGACGTACATGGGCACTTGGCCCAAACGCGGAACCGTCGCCGTGGATCCCAGCGTGATCCCGCTCGGTACCAAGTTGTACATACCCGGTTACGGTTACGGTGTGGCCGAGGATACGGGTGGCGCGGTGGACGGGCTGATCATCGACCTGTTTTTCGAAACGCGTGCCGAGGCTTTGAAGTGGGGACGGCGCACCGTCACCATTCAGATCCTCAAATGA
- a CDS encoding type II secretion system F family protein, with amino-acid sequence MWWKKRWKVEQLAQFAQQTAGLLENGVPLLDALDLLHEQQLIPSFLYGTLKDRLQRGERLSDALRVSGFPALFVSFIRAAEEHGDYSFGFRQCDTYYSARSKWIRDMWRAILYPAVVFLMVLISFLFLTSVVLPRFADLYRAMGIPLPLATRWLFAVRDHWYWPAGVIGTGIGMLLILHGISGTGSSGRREAWEKALLRIPVIGDLRMLRMTQYVSVQLGSLLNAGVPLRNALELVERETPWVCLSAGLRRIRMRVESGSPLHLAIREEAGDLFLPSLPRLVALAESIGSVNNAFLMLARETEAAITSKTEKFTRGLEPLLIFGVGLLIAAMVIALFLPMLQMVRAL; translated from the coding sequence ATGTGGTGGAAGAAACGGTGGAAGGTTGAGCAGCTGGCTCAATTTGCGCAGCAAACGGCCGGTTTGTTGGAGAACGGCGTTCCTCTTCTGGACGCACTGGATCTGCTTCATGAACAACAGCTGATTCCGTCATTCTTGTACGGAACGCTGAAGGACCGGTTGCAGCGGGGGGAGCGTCTTTCCGATGCACTGCGGGTCTCCGGTTTTCCCGCCTTGTTCGTTTCATTCATCCGGGCGGCGGAAGAACACGGGGACTATTCCTTCGGATTTCGGCAATGTGATACTTACTATTCGGCCCGCAGCAAGTGGATCCGGGACATGTGGAGAGCGATTCTCTATCCGGCCGTGGTGTTTTTGATGGTCTTGATCTCGTTTCTCTTTCTCACGTCCGTGGTGTTGCCCCGCTTTGCCGACCTGTACCGTGCGATGGGAATTCCGCTTCCATTGGCCACACGGTGGTTGTTCGCCGTCCGTGATCACTGGTACTGGCCGGCGGGTGTGATCGGTACGGGGATCGGCATGCTTCTCATCCTGCACGGCATTTCGGGGACGGGTTCTTCCGGGAGGAGGGAGGCATGGGAGAAAGCGCTTCTCAGGATTCCCGTGATCGGAGATCTCCGGATGCTTCGGATGACGCAATATGTCTCCGTGCAACTGGGATCGCTGCTCAATGCCGGCGTTCCTCTCCGAAACGCGCTTGAGCTGGTGGAACGGGAAACTCCGTGGGTCTGTCTGTCCGCCGGATTGCGGCGGATCCGCATGCGTGTGGAGTCCGGCAGTCCGCTGCATCTGGCCATCCGGGAGGAAGCGGGAGATCTCTTTTTGCCGTCGTTGCCCAGACTGGTGGCTTTGGCGGAAAGCATCGGCAGCGTGAACAACGCGTTTCTGATGTTGGCGCGGGAAACCGAGGCGGCCATCACGTCGAAGACGGAAAAATTCACCCGGGGGCTGGAGCCGCTGTTGATCTTCGGCGTGGGACTGTTGATCGCGGCCATGGTGATCGCGCTGTTTTTGCCGATGTTGCAGATGGTTCGCGCACTCTGA
- a CDS encoding pilus assembly FimT family protein — protein sequence MAELTMTLFVVGLLFSLSVPAMARIGERLEREMFMRFLASELQYARMEALAREQEVRVLLEETSIRVIQGGSELRTVSVPPKYRLESNYPDGILFAKTGQARGGTVRLMLDGRVVGLLRIQVASGLPVAEWLP from the coding sequence ATGGCGGAATTGACGATGACCCTTTTCGTGGTGGGCCTTTTGTTTTCGCTCAGCGTTCCTGCCATGGCCCGGATCGGTGAACGTTTGGAACGGGAAATGTTCATGAGGTTTCTTGCCTCCGAATTGCAATATGCCCGGATGGAAGCACTCGCCAGGGAGCAGGAAGTCCGCGTTCTTCTGGAGGAGACATCGATCCGGGTGATTCAGGGGGGATCGGAACTTCGAACCGTTTCCGTTCCTCCCAAATACCGGCTGGAAAGCAACTATCCGGACGGGATTTTGTTTGCGAAAACCGGTCAGGCGCGAGGAGGAACCGTTCGGCTCATGCTGGACGGCCGGGTGGTGGGCCTCCTTCGGATTCAGGTTGCGTCGGGGCTTCCCGTTGCGGAGTGGTTGCCTTGA
- a CDS encoding TerC family protein has protein sequence MEATMWSDTAFWLGFVNIIIIDIILSGDNAVVIGMAARNLPEHQRKKAILFGAAAAVFLRASLTAVAAYLLNIPFLMSVGGLLLLWIAVKLLVDEEESTQVTAGSSMRSAIKTIVIADVVMSLDNVLAVAGAAHGNLLLILFGLALSIPIIMWGSKLIASIMNRLPWLVYLGSAILGYTAGELILKDPFISGLVPANLRFLDLAVPMALAVLSVLAGFVVRRAIGRQKTA, from the coding sequence ATGGAAGCGACCATGTGGAGTGATACGGCGTTTTGGCTGGGGTTCGTGAACATCATCATCATTGATATCATCCTGAGCGGGGACAACGCGGTCGTGATCGGGATGGCCGCCCGCAATCTTCCCGAACACCAGCGGAAAAAAGCCATTCTGTTCGGTGCGGCGGCGGCGGTGTTTCTCCGGGCATCTCTCACCGCCGTGGCGGCGTATCTGCTCAATATCCCGTTCCTGATGAGCGTGGGAGGGCTTCTGCTGTTGTGGATCGCCGTCAAATTGCTGGTGGATGAAGAGGAGTCGACACAAGTCACCGCCGGCTCTTCGATGAGAAGCGCGATCAAAACCATCGTCATCGCGGACGTGGTGATGAGTCTCGACAATGTGTTGGCCGTGGCCGGTGCCGCTCACGGCAACTTGCTGCTCATCCTGTTCGGTCTGGCGCTCAGCATTCCCATCATCATGTGGGGTTCGAAACTGATCGCCTCCATCATGAACCGGTTGCCTTGGCTGGTTTACCTCGGATCGGCCATTCTGGGGTACACGGCCGGAGAGCTGATTTTGAAGGATCCGTTCATATCCGGGCTGGTACCGGCGAATCTGAGGTTTTTGGATTTGGCGGTGCCGATGGCGCTGGCCGTTCTTTCCGTCCTCGCGGGATTTGTGGTCCGGAGAGCGATCGGACGACAGAAAACGGCCTGA